The sequence ATGCTGAGTTCGATGTCCTTGAGCCCCAGGCGCATCGGCAGCAGCGTTTCGCGCGACCGTGCGACCAGGTAGCCGCCATAGTACCGGTAGGCGGGTGCGTCGAGGGACGTGTTGACCAGTACCTGCAGGAAGCGCTCCGCCTCGACCCCACCCTTGCTGCACAGCGCGAACGCCTCGCCCAGCCCCTCGATCACGTTGGCGACCAGGAAATTGCGGGCGATCTTCACCAGGTTGGCCTGTTCCGGGCGCGAGCCGACCTCGAAAACCTGGCGGCCGATGGTCTCCAGCGCCGGTCGGCAATCGGCGATCGCTGCGGCATCCCCGGCGACGATCACGTCGAGTTCGCCGCGCGCCGCGAGCGGGGGGCGGCCGAACAGCGGCACCGACAGGTAGCGGCGTCCGGCTTCGGCGTGGGCGGCCGCCAGCCGGCCGCCCATCGCATAGCTGATCGAGGCCATGCAGGCATGAACCGTCTGCAGAGGCAGGCCCGGGATGCGCTTGCCGTCTAGCCAGATCGCCTCGACCGCCTTGTCGTCCGGAACCAGCGTTATCACGAGATCGGTGTCGAAGGTGTCCTCGAGCGTCGCCGCATGGGTCGCCCCGCCTGCCACCAGCGGCGCGACCGACGCCGGGTCCAGGTCGAACACCCGCAGCGAATGGCCACCGTCGAGCAGCCGCCCGCCCAGCGCCGTTCCCATGCGGCCGGTACCGATCAATCCGATCTTCATCGTCAGGGCCTCATCTTCAACGCTTCGCCGCTCTAATTGGCCCGGTTGTGCAGGCGCGACTGCTCGCGTTCGTCGTCGGGCATGTCGTCGATCCGGTGCTCCAGCCAGTCGGTCGAACGCACGCTCGCATAGCGCGCCCCGCCTTCGGCGGCTGCCAGCCAGAACGGCTGCCCGCGCCGGACGTGCATCACGTCGCCTGGTACCAGCCGGCGCCGCTCACCGTCGAGCGACACCTCGAGCATGCCGCGCACCATGTAGAAGAACACCTCGTGCGGCGCGGGCGATTCGGCCGTCGGCGCCTGCCCGGCACGCGGCGCATCGACGAACGCGAAAGCAAGGCGCTCGCCCTCGATCGTCGTCTCGCGGCGCCCGGAGATGGCCGGCGCATCGAACCCCTCGATGACCGGATGGAAGCAGGTGTCGATGCCCTCGACCACCATGCTGCTCGACCCCTTTTCGCGATGGCGGGTCGCTCCGTCGCCGCGCTCGCCAAGCTTGCCCTTGCCCTGCTCATGCAGCCGGTTGATCTCGTCGATGGTGAGCGCCCGTTCGGGCACCTTCTCGTCGACGGCAAGGCCGACCACGGTCCAGGTCTTGTCCTTCATGTACAGGTAGGACAGGTCGCCATCCTCGGTGGCGCGCATCGAGTGCCGGGCGAAGGCCGGTGCATGCACGAAGGTGCCGGGCGCCACCACCCGGCGGTCCTTGCCGACCACGGCATTGATCTTCCCGGCGACCGGGAAGATCAGCAGTTCGTTCGGATGGTAGTGCAGCTCCGAACCGGTACCCGCGGTCTTGTTGACCAGGCAGAACCACAGGTAGTCACCTTCGATCACCGGCCCGCGGGCCGTGGAAAGGTCGGGCGTGAGGTAGCTCTGCTCGATCGCTTCGAACCGGTGGAAAGGCATGTTGGCTCCTCAGCGTGCTGCAGTCTTCGTGGACTTCTCTTTCTTCGCCTTCTTCGCACCGGCACCCTTGCCGCGTCCGAAACCCGGCTCGTAGTGCGGGCCGGACATCGTGCCGTCCACCGCCATGCCGATGATCCCGTGCGAGAGGTCCTTGATGGCGATGAAGATCACGTCCTCGTCCGGGGTGGACACCAGCGTATGCGGTGCATTGGCCGGGATGTAGATCATCGAGCCGGCCTTGGCAACCACTGGCTTGCCGTTGACCGAACCCTTCAGCGTGCCCTTCACCACGTAGTTGAACTGTTCGTTCGGATGCGTATGCATGCGCGAGCCGGTACCGCGCGGCTTGTCGATCCAGCCCACCAGCATGCGGTCTCCCTCGACCACGCCGCCGGCCGAGGTGGAGTACCCGGTACCAGCCGGCACCTTGGTGAGCTTGGACATCTTGAACAGGTAACCGTTGGAGCCGCCCGCCTTCAACGCGCCCTTGGTCTTGGTCTTCGAGGAGCGCTTCGCCGGTGCTGCCTTGCTCACGACCTTGCGTACGACAGTCTTCTTCTTCGCTGCGGTGGCTTTCATCTGCATCCTTTCGTGTTCACGGGGAAAAATCGGAGCGAGGCTGTTCGGGGCCTGTCAGTCGTCGGTGATCTTCGCTTCGCGTATGACTTTGCCGAAGCGTGCGATCTCGCTGTCGACGAAGGTGCGGAAGGCGGCTGGCGTTTCGCTGGTGACAACGGCCACCCCGCCGCCGAGCAGGCGTTCGGCGACCTCGGGCTGCGCCATCGCCTTGTTCACGGCGTCGAAAAGGCGCGCCACGACCGGCGCCGGCGTGCCGCGCGGCGTGAACACGCCCTGCCAGGAGCCGATCTTCATGTCGGGGAAACCGGCCTCGACCATGGTCGGCACGTCAGGCAGGCCGGCGACGCGCGCGGGCGCGACGACGCCGAGCAGGCGCAGCTTGCCCTGGCGCGCGAAGTTGACCGTCGAAGACAACGTGAGGAAAGCGACCTGAGTCTCGCCCCCCATCAGCGAGGCTGCCGCCGGACCCGCACCGCCCTTGTACGGCACATGCACCATGCGCGTCCCGGTCGCACGCATCAGCAGTTCGGTCTCGAGCCGGTTCGCGCTGCCCGCGCCGGACGAGGCGAAGTTGTACTTGTCCGGATGCGCACGCAGCAGGGCGACCAGTTCCTTCACCGACGTGGCCGGCACCGACGGATGCGTGACCAGCGAGCCCGGCACGTCGACCACCTGGCTCACCGGCACGAAGCTGCGCGTGGGATGGTGCGCGAACTTCGGATAGAGCGACGGATTGATCGCCATGGTGCCGACATTGCCGAGCAGCAGCGTGTGCCCGTCTGGCGATGCCGTGGCGGCGACCTCGACGCCGATATTGCCGGCGGCACCAGTGCGGTTGTCGATCACCACCTGCTGCCCAAGTTCGGCGGACAGCCTGGGCTGGATGATGCGGCCGACGAAATCGGATGCACCGCCCGGTGCGAACGGCACCACCACGCGCACCGGACGCTGCGGCCACGCCTGGGCAGGAGAAGCGGCGACGGCCGGCAGGGCGACCACGGCGAGCATCGCCACGACCATTCCGGCAACGGCAGGCAGGTGCCGGCGATGGATGCTTCGAGTACGTGTATGCATGCTCATTGCGCCCGGATGTTCTGCGCCTTGATCAGTGCACCGAACGCCGCCATCTCGCTCTTCACCAGCGCGGCGAGTTCCGCAGGCGTGCTGCTGACCGCCTCGACGCCAAGCGCGGTGAACCGGTCCCGGACTTCCGCACCCTGCAGCGCCTTCACGAGCGTGGCGTTCATCTGCGCGATGATCGGCGCCGGCGTTCCGGCAGTGACGAACAGCCCCCACCAGTTCGCGATGTCAAAACTGGGCAACACCTCGCTCACCGTCGGCATGTCGGGCAGCAGCGGGAAGCGCTGCCCGGAGGTGACGGCCAGCGCCCGCAGCTTGCCTGCCTTGACCTGGGTCAGCGCCGGGGCCATGTCCGAGAACACCACCTTGACTTCGTTGGCGACCAGCGCATTCATCGTCAGCGGCATGCCCTTGTAGGCGATGTGCGCCATCTCGGTGCTGGTCATGCTCTTGAACATCTCGGTGGCGAGGTGGGCGATGGTGCCGATGCCCGACGAACCATAGTCGACCTTGCCGCCTTCGGACTTGACCCAGGCGACCAGCTCCTTCATCGACTTCACCGGCACCGTGGGGTGTACCACCACGAGCTGTGGCGCGCGTGCGACCAGCGTCACCGGCGCGAAGTCCCGCAGCGAATCGTAGTTGACCTTGATCAGCAGCGGATTGGTCGAGATCGGGGCCGCGTTACCGACGAACACGGTGTAGCCGTCGGGCGGCGTCTTGGCCGCGATCTCTGCGCCGAGACTGCCGCCCGCCCCCGGTCGGCTGTCGACCAGGACCGGCTGTCCCCACGCCTCGGTCATCTTCTGGCCCATGACGCGCGCGATGATGTCCGACGTGCCCGCAGGCGGGAACGGCACGATCATGCGGATCGGCTTGGCGGGAAACGCGGGCGCCTGTGCGATGGCAGCGCCAGAGCCGACCCCGACGAGCGCCGCACACAGCGCGGCTGCGCTGGTGCACAGCGTGGACGGCGCATTCCAGCGACGCTGGGCGCCGGGCGAACAGATGGTGTTCATCATGCTTCCTCCTTTGGACGACATGTGCGCCTGCGCGCTGGACGTTCCGGTCTCTGCCGGCTCCGTTCCCCCTGCACTACGTGCTGCTGCCCCCGTTCATTGGCCGCCCGTCCCGGTAACGCTGGTGCCACCACAGACGTACAGCAGCTGGCCGGTGACATACCCGCTGCGCCGGTCGAGCAGGAACCCGGCGGCATGGGCGATGTCCTCGGGCGTCCCCACACGCCCGACGAGGATTCCGTCGATCACCCGCTGGCGCTGCGTACTGCCCGGCGGATGGCCGTTGTCGAAGAGTTCCGACGCGACGGGACCGGGCGCGATCGCATTGACCGTCACGCCGTCGGCCCCCGCCTCGACCGCCAGCGAGTTCGTCAGCCCGACCAGCCCCGCCTTGGTGGTGGCATAAGCCGCGCGGCCGACCTTCCCCAGCATCGCGCGCGAGGCAATGTTCAGGATGCGGCCGTAGCGCGCTGCGCGCATACCCGGCAGGAAAGCCTGCGCGAGCACGATCGCCGCCGCGAGGTTTATCGAGAACACCTGGTCGAGGTCTTCGTCGGTGACCTGCTCGATCCGGCCGGGCCGGTTCACCCCCGCGTTGTTCACCAGGTAGCGCACCGGGTGGGCCTGAGCCACCTCGGCCGCGACCTGCCGCGCCGCCGTACGGTCGGAAAGGTCCACCGCACGGAAGGACAGCCGGGGATGGGTGTACGACGGCGGCCGCCGCTGCAGAGTGACCACGTCGTGGCCCTGCTCGAGCAGCACCCGGGCGATCGCCGCGCCGATGCCGGCGCTAGCCCCGGTGACCACCGCCGTTTCCCCCGTGGCCATCGGTTACAGGTAGTCCATGATCTTCCAGCTGCCGGGCGCGGCATTGACCACGTTCTTCGAATGCCCGGGTCGGCGGTCCGCGTAGACCTTGCCTTCCTTCATCACGATCTGGATGTTCTGCTTCGCCTGCAGGCACTTGATGTCCGCCAGCGGATCGCCGTCCACAGCGATGAGGTCGGCGAGCTTGCCGGCCTCGAGCGTACCCAGGTCACGGTCGAGCTTCAGTGCTCGCGCGGCATTGAGCGTGGCCGTCTGCAGCGCATGCATCGGTTGCATGCCAAGGTCGACATACAGCCCGAGCTCGCGCGCGTTGGTCCCCATCTCGGGATCGAAGCCCATGTCGGTGCCCATCGCGATGTTCACGCCCCTGGCGTACATCTTCTGGAAGGTGTCGAAGCAGTTCTGCTGGATGCTCTTCATCTTCTTGATCACGAACATCGACGTGCCCTGCTCACGGCGCAGTTCGATCGCATGGTCGGTGCGGTGGGAGAGCGTCGGCGTCACGTACACGCCTGACTCGCAGATCAGGTCGATGGTCTCGTCCTCGTGGAACACCATGTGCTCGAGCGTATCGGCACCAGCCTTCAGCGCCATGCGCTGCGCGGATGGCGTGAAGCAGTGCACCGCACAGGGCTTGTGCATCGCATGCGCCTCGTCGACCAGCGCGTCGAGTTCCTCCTGCGTCATGTTCCGGATGTCCGGCTCTTCCTTGTCCGTACCACCCCCGCCCGAAGCGCAGGTCTTTATGATGTCGCACCCGGCGAGCATGTTCGTGCGCGCCAGCTTGCGCAGTTCCCACGGCCCATCGGCCGTCTGGAAGCCCACGCGCAGCGCGGCGCGCGGCTGGATCAGGTCGAGGTGGGAGCCGGTGATCGAGGTGAAGGCGGCCACGAGCATGCGCGGCCCCTCGAGGATGCCGGCGTCGAACGCGTCACGGATCGCACAGGCCTCGTTGACCAGCAGCCCCCGGCTCGCCGCCAGCCCCATGTCGCGCAGCGTGGTGAAGCCCATGTCGAAGCAGAGCTGCGCATGGAACACGCCATACATCTGCTGCAGCTCGGGCGTGATCTCCCACTGCGCGACCCGGAAGTTGTGGAAGGTCAGGCAGTTGAACATCATCGTGTGGATGTGGCAGTCGAGCATGCCTGGCATCAGCGTGGCGCCGCCGCAGTCGAGCACCTGCGCGCCCTCGGGTATCCGGATCGACTGCCGGTTGCCGACGGCGAAGATGCGCTTGCCGCGGATCTCCACCACCGCATCGCGGATCGGCTCCGCGCCGGTGCAGTCGATCAGCCGCGCGCCCGTCACGAACAACGGGGTCGCGTCTGCGCCGGTGTCCCCGGGCTGGGGTTCGTTCCTGCTCATGGGTACTGCCTCCTCTGGAATGCCGTCGTCCGTGCTGCATGGCCCGGGCGTCCGGCCGGATGTTCCCTGCCCCGTTCTGCGGGGCGCTGCCTCCGCGTCAGCGGAAGGCCTCCATCACGCGCCGGAACGCCTCGTAGCGTTCCGGCCTGAGCACGGTGTTCCTGCGATCGCGCCCCGCCTCGATCCGGAACGCATCGAACGTGGCGGTGATGTCCGCCTCGCGCATGCCGCGGGCAATCACCACCAGCCGGGTGCGCCGGTCCTCGTCGGGCCAGCCTTCGAGTTCGACCGGTTCGCTGATCACCCGCTGCACCGCATGGATCGCCACGGGGCGTCCCTCGACGTTGACGATGCCCTTCACGCGCAGCAACCCGGCACCACGGAAGCCGGCGAGCAGGTTCAGCCAGAGCACCAGCCCGGGCCGCGTGACCTCGCCTTCGTGAACGAGCGACAGCGTCCGGATCGCCGGATCGGTCGGCCCGCCAGGCGCCGCGGCCGACTGCTGCAGTTCGGCGAGCCAGGCGCGGGCATCGCGTGGGCCGGCCTGGTCGGACCATGCGCTGGCGGCGAGCAGTGCCTCCACCCCCACCCGGCCGTGCGCGGCGGTGAACAGCCGTGCGCCCGGGTTGAGCGCCGCGACGCGGGCGCGCAGCGTATCGATGGCATCCTCGTCGGCCAGGTCGCTCTTGCTGATCACCACCGTGTCCGCGACGGCAAGCTGCTTCAGCGATTCCGGATGGCGCGCGAGGGATTCCTCGCCCATCAGGCCATCCACGACGGTGATCACCGAACGCAGCGCGAAGCGGCGGGCGATCGCCTCGTCGGTCAGCAACAACTGCACGACTGGCACCGGATCCGCGAGGCCCGAGGTCTCGATCAGCACGCAGTCGAACTGGTGTTCGGGGCCGTCGTCACGGCTCGCATCGAGGTCCAGCAGGCGCGCTGCGATCTCGTCGTGCACGTGTCCGCAGATGCAGCCGCTGTCGACCAGGCGCACGCGCTTGGACGGCGCCTCGATCAGGACATGGTCGACGCCGACCTCGCCGTATTCGCCGACCACGACCGCCGCCTGGGACAGCGCCGCATCCTTCAGCAGGCGGTTGACCAGCGTGGTCTTGCCGCTGCCAAGGAACCCGGTGATCACCCACACCGGTACCGGGCCGTCGCGATGCCCCTGCGCCGGCGTGGCGTCGCCCGCAAGCGCGCAGGATCCGTCGTGGACGTGGCCGGCGTGCGCGTGGTTTGCCCCGGTGTGCGCATCCGGTTCCTGCTGCCGTAGGTTCTCGATCTGGATCACAAGCGTCTCGCTTCCCGTTCTGAGACCGAGGCTAGCCCGGCGCTCTCTCCGCAATCAATATGGCAGCGGCAATGAGACCCATAGGCACCGCCTATGCATGGCAATCCAGCCCCGGACACAGCTCAGGCCGCTGCGGTCGCAGGCGCACGCGGCACGCTTCCCTTGACCTGCGTGCGCCACAGCGTGCGGGTATCGCGGTCGAATGCATACGGCGTCGCACGGTGCAGCAGGCAGCGGTTGTCCCACACGACCAGGTCTCCCGGCTGCCAGCGATGCGCATGCACGAATGCCGGGCGCGTGATGAACGCCTCCAGTTCGTCGATCAGCGCGCGGGACGGCGCGGCATCCATGCCGACCACGTGCGACACGACGTCTTTCGCGACGAACAGTGCAGGCTGTCGCGTGGCCGGATGTTCGACGACCAGCGGGTGCACCGCCGGCGGCACGCCGGCTACCTGTTCCGGGGTCAGGGGCGCCCGGTTCGGATAGAGCGCCGAATAGCGGAAGTTGCGGTCGTGCACCGCGGTGAGGCCAGCCAGGCCCGCCTTCGCCTCGTCCGGCAGCGCGGCCCAGGCCGCCGTCGTGCTGGCGAACTCGGTATCCGCGCCCTCGGCCGGGCACTCGAGGCCGTACAGCAGTGTCGCGAGTGCGGTCACCGGCTTGTAGGAGAGGTCCGAATGCCAGTGCATGCCGCCACGCGTGATGCCCGCGGCGCTGCCGTCCTTCTTCTTCGCGTTGGACAGCACGCGTACCTGCGGCAGTTCCGGAAACACATGTTCGGTCATGTGGTGCACGTCGAGCGGTCCGAACCGGGCGCTGAACGCGACCAGTTGCGCCGGCGTCAGCCGCTGCCCGCGCAGGACGATCACCGAATGCTGGTGGAAGAACTCGAGGATGCGCTCGAACGCGGCCTCGCCCAGCGGCAGCGCGAGGTCCACGCCGTGGACCTCTGCGCCGATCGGTGCGGCCGACGGCGTGGCGTGGATCCGCGCGGCATCGTTGGCGGCCGGCTTGCGGGATTCGTCCATCGTCTTCTCCTCGTGTCGTCCGTCAGGCGCCGTGGGAACCGTGAGGCCCGTCAGTAGACGAGCCCGGCGGCGGCTTCCTCGGGCAGGTCCTTTTCGGCTTCGTCGAGCTGCTCGTAGAAGGAATCGATGTAGGCGCGGAACGTGATGTCGTGGCGCGCCATCTCCGCCGTCCCGAAGTCCTCCACCGGCCGTGGCTGCAGGTCGAAATGGCCGTGGCGGTCCTCGCCGCGCACGAGCGCGGCCGGCATGCGCCGGCGTCCGATGTAGCGGGTGTGCGTCGGGATGTAGCTGAGCGCGATGCCGATGCGGCGCGTATCCGATGCGTTCGGACGCGACTGGTGCACCACGCAGGTATGGTGCAGCGAGAACTGTCCGGGCTTGAGGATCGCGCGCGCGATCTCGGACTGGTCGAAATGCTCGACGATGATCTGTCCGGCGGTGTTCACGCTGTTCTTGATCAGGCCACTCTTCTGCTGCAAGGCGCCCCGGATGTGGCTGCCGACCGCGAACTCGACCGGGCCGGCCTGCTCGGTCACGTCCGACAGCGCCACCCACGCCGTCACATGGTCGAACGGCCGCAATCCGAAGTAGGTGCAGTCCTGGTGCCAGGCAGCGATGCCGTCGCTGCGCGGCTCCTTGATGAAGAAGCGGGTGGTGTAGAGCAGCAGGTTCGGGCCCAGCAGCGATTCCACCGCATCGAGGATGGCCGGTGTGCGCGCCAGTTCGTCCATCCAACGGCACATGATGTGCAGGTTGCCGCGGTACTTGCGGTCGATCGCCATCAGCGATCCGCCCAGGCGGGCCTCGGTGCCCTCCAGTGCGGCGCGGTAACGTTCCACTTCGGCGCCGCTCAGCGCGTCGAGCGGATGCAGGCATCCGTCCGCCCTGTAGTCCCTCGACTGCGAGGCCGTGAGTCCTAGTGCCATGGCTGCTCCTTCCCTGTTCATTCGACCGACTTGATGCCCGCCTCGCGTGCCGTCTCGCGGTTGATGCGCACGTCCTCGCGCACGAAGGCGGCGAGTTCCGCCGGCGTCTCCGAATAGGCATCGGCGCCCTGCGCGGCGAGCAGGGTTCGCACGTCGGCGCGCGCGGTCGCCTTGCGCAGTTCGTCCTCAAGGCGCTTGAGGATCGCGGCCGGAACTCCTGCCGGCGCGAACACGCCGTACCACTGGGACGCCTCCGCACCCGGGAAGCCGGCCTCGGCCGTCGTCGGCACCTCCGGCATGTGCTGCGAGCGCTTCGGTGCGGCCACGGCCAGTGCGCGCAGGCGGCCCGAGGGTACGTGCTGCTTGGCGGAGATCATGTTCACCGCCATCAGGTGAACCTCGCCGCCGACCAGGCCATTGACCGCGAAGCCACCCCCCTTGTAGGGCACATGCAGCATGCGCACCTTGGCCACGTTGGCGATCAGCGCACCCGCGAGGTGGGTGCTGCCGCCC is a genomic window of Rhodocyclaceae bacterium containing:
- a CDS encoding NAD(P)-dependent oxidoreductase — translated: MKIGLIGTGRMGTALGGRLLDGGHSLRVFDLDPASVAPLVAGGATHAATLEDTFDTDLVITLVPDDKAVEAIWLDGKRIPGLPLQTVHACMASISYAMGGRLAAAHAEAGRRYLSVPLFGRPPLAARGELDVIVAGDAAAIADCRPALETIGRQVFEVGSRPEQANLVKIARNFLVANVIEGLGEAFALCSKGGVEAERFLQVLVNTSLDAPAYRYYGGYLVARSRETLLPMRLGLKDIELSMQAAMELDTELPTAALIRGQMLAAIGDGWGERDWAALAEWIGERAARVRDE
- a CDS encoding cupin domain-containing protein, producing the protein MPFHRFEAIEQSYLTPDLSTARGPVIEGDYLWFCLVNKTAGTGSELHYHPNELLIFPVAGKINAVVGKDRRVVAPGTFVHAPAFARHSMRATEDGDLSYLYMKDKTWTVVGLAVDEKVPERALTIDEINRLHEQGKGKLGERGDGATRHREKGSSSMVVEGIDTCFHPVIEGFDAPAISGRRETTIEGERLAFAFVDAPRAGQAPTAESPAPHEVFFYMVRGMLEVSLDGERRRLVPGDVMHVRRGQPFWLAAAEGGARYASVRSTDWLEHRIDDMPDDEREQSRLHNRAN
- a CDS encoding cupin domain-containing protein, giving the protein MKATAAKKKTVVRKVVSKAAPAKRSSKTKTKGALKAGGSNGYLFKMSKLTKVPAGTGYSTSAGGVVEGDRMLVGWIDKPRGTGSRMHTHPNEQFNYVVKGTLKGSVNGKPVVAKAGSMIYIPANAPHTLVSTPDEDVIFIAIKDLSHGIIGMAVDGTMSGPHYEPGFGRGKGAGAKKAKKEKSTKTAAR
- a CDS encoding tripartite tricarboxylate transporter substrate binding protein, which produces MHTRTRSIHRRHLPAVAGMVVAMLAVVALPAVAASPAQAWPQRPVRVVVPFAPGGASDFVGRIIQPRLSAELGQQVVIDNRTGAAGNIGVEVAATASPDGHTLLLGNVGTMAINPSLYPKFAHHPTRSFVPVSQVVDVPGSLVTHPSVPATSVKELVALLRAHPDKYNFASSGAGSANRLETELLMRATGTRMVHVPYKGGAGPAAASLMGGETQVAFLTLSSTVNFARQGKLRLLGVVAPARVAGLPDVPTMVEAGFPDMKIGSWQGVFTPRGTPAPVVARLFDAVNKAMAQPEVAERLLGGGVAVVTSETPAAFRTFVDSEIARFGKVIREAKITDD
- a CDS encoding tripartite tricarboxylate transporter substrate binding protein translates to MNTICSPGAQRRWNAPSTLCTSAAALCAALVGVGSGAAIAQAPAFPAKPIRMIVPFPPAGTSDIIARVMGQKMTEAWGQPVLVDSRPGAGGSLGAEIAAKTPPDGYTVFVGNAAPISTNPLLIKVNYDSLRDFAPVTLVARAPQLVVVHPTVPVKSMKELVAWVKSEGGKVDYGSSGIGTIAHLATEMFKSMTSTEMAHIAYKGMPLTMNALVANEVKVVFSDMAPALTQVKAGKLRALAVTSGQRFPLLPDMPTVSEVLPSFDIANWWGLFVTAGTPAPIIAQMNATLVKALQGAEVRDRFTALGVEAVSSTPAELAALVKSEMAAFGALIKAQNIRAQ
- a CDS encoding SDR family oxidoreductase, which translates into the protein MATGETAVVTGASAGIGAAIARVLLEQGHDVVTLQRRPPSYTHPRLSFRAVDLSDRTAARQVAAEVAQAHPVRYLVNNAGVNRPGRIEQVTDEDLDQVFSINLAAAIVLAQAFLPGMRAARYGRILNIASRAMLGKVGRAAYATTKAGLVGLTNSLAVEAGADGVTVNAIAPGPVASELFDNGHPPGSTQRQRVIDGILVGRVGTPEDIAHAAGFLLDRRSGYVTGQLLYVCGGTSVTGTGGQ
- a CDS encoding amidohydrolase family protein, whose protein sequence is MSRNEPQPGDTGADATPLFVTGARLIDCTGAEPIRDAVVEIRGKRIFAVGNRQSIRIPEGAQVLDCGGATLMPGMLDCHIHTMMFNCLTFHNFRVAQWEITPELQQMYGVFHAQLCFDMGFTTLRDMGLAASRGLLVNEACAIRDAFDAGILEGPRMLVAAFTSITGSHLDLIQPRAALRVGFQTADGPWELRKLARTNMLAGCDIIKTCASGGGGTDKEEPDIRNMTQEELDALVDEAHAMHKPCAVHCFTPSAQRMALKAGADTLEHMVFHEDETIDLICESGVYVTPTLSHRTDHAIELRREQGTSMFVIKKMKSIQQNCFDTFQKMYARGVNIAMGTDMGFDPEMGTNARELGLYVDLGMQPMHALQTATLNAARALKLDRDLGTLEAGKLADLIAVDGDPLADIKCLQAKQNIQIVMKEGKVYADRRPGHSKNVVNAAPGSWKIMDYL
- a CDS encoding GTP-binding protein produces the protein MIQIENLRQQEPDAHTGANHAHAGHVHDGSCALAGDATPAQGHRDGPVPVWVITGFLGSGKTTLVNRLLKDAALSQAAVVVGEYGEVGVDHVLIEAPSKRVRLVDSGCICGHVHDEIAARLLDLDASRDDGPEHQFDCVLIETSGLADPVPVVQLLLTDEAIARRFALRSVITVVDGLMGEESLARHPESLKQLAVADTVVISKSDLADEDAIDTLRARVAALNPGARLFTAAHGRVGVEALLAASAWSDQAGPRDARAWLAELQQSAAAPGGPTDPAIRTLSLVHEGEVTRPGLVLWLNLLAGFRGAGLLRVKGIVNVEGRPVAIHAVQRVISEPVELEGWPDEDRRTRLVVIARGMREADITATFDAFRIEAGRDRRNTVLRPERYEAFRRVMEAFR
- a CDS encoding TauD/TfdA family dioxygenase, translating into MDESRKPAANDAARIHATPSAAPIGAEVHGVDLALPLGEAAFERILEFFHQHSVIVLRGQRLTPAQLVAFSARFGPLDVHHMTEHVFPELPQVRVLSNAKKKDGSAAGITRGGMHWHSDLSYKPVTALATLLYGLECPAEGADTEFASTTAAWAALPDEAKAGLAGLTAVHDRNFRYSALYPNRAPLTPEQVAGVPPAVHPLVVEHPATRQPALFVAKDVVSHVVGMDAAPSRALIDELEAFITRPAFVHAHRWQPGDLVVWDNRCLLHRATPYAFDRDTRTLWRTQVKGSVPRAPATAAA
- a CDS encoding phytanoyl-CoA dioxygenase family protein, whose amino-acid sequence is MALGLTASQSRDYRADGCLHPLDALSGAEVERYRAALEGTEARLGGSLMAIDRKYRGNLHIMCRWMDELARTPAILDAVESLLGPNLLLYTTRFFIKEPRSDGIAAWHQDCTYFGLRPFDHVTAWVALSDVTEQAGPVEFAVGSHIRGALQQKSGLIKNSVNTAGQIIVEHFDQSEIARAILKPGQFSLHHTCVVHQSRPNASDTRRIGIALSYIPTHTRYIGRRRMPAALVRGEDRHGHFDLQPRPVEDFGTAEMARHDITFRAYIDSFYEQLDEAEKDLPEEAAAGLVY